A genome region from Mercenaria mercenaria strain notata chromosome 11, MADL_Memer_1, whole genome shotgun sequence includes the following:
- the LOC123531080 gene encoding neuronal acetylcholine receptor subunit beta-3-like translates to MFTLVGIFIFGITVGTTQCQTYDDVLNLRTTLLTSYDADILPLDDQSDSLNINLTMVIFKMPEVDPVRGAISMGIMVTQEWYDERLTWTPADHNGTMGISIKSEDVWTPPLTVANPVTFTLLDTSWMQVMIMADGKMSYTVGGIIEFSCTFYMKFWPFDKHICSIHLFPYGYPASKVTFAVPGTVVDTGIYTENGEWFLDEDSFEYKLNSIFGMTRVVYSFKIARLSSFYVLTVILPIFGVGALTCLVFLLPSESGERVGYAITIMLTLAVFMTITSEDLPKNGAPIPVIFVYILFNLIVCIGALLFVILNLMIYHRTEKVPMANFYKSIVRFSRRSWCRRKVQDETDERKNSISNSKDMMKSRKIFVSDLEGSGAKEDEDIEWKEVSEAIDKLMFYAMVIVTFVPSIIILVYTAAASEYIVES, encoded by the coding sequence ATGTTTACGTTGGTAGGAATATTCATCTTTGGAATTACAGTGGGAACCACACAATGTCAGACTTATGATGACGTTCTCAATCTCCGAACAACGTTACTGACGTCGTACGACGCTGACATACTCCCTTTAGACGATCAGAGTGATTCTTTAAACATAAATCTGACTATGGTCATATTTAAGATGCCGGAAGTAGACCCTGTCCGCGGAGCTATTTCAATGGGTATAATGGTTACACAAGAATGGTACGACGAAAGATTAACATGGACACCTGCTGACCACAACGGAACTATGGGTATCTCAATTAAAAGCGAAGATGTATGGACTCCACCACTGACTGTAGCAAACCCTGTAACGTTTACTCTCCTCGATACTTCATGGATGCAGGTTATGATAATGGCCGATGGAAAGATGTCATACACTGTAGGTGGCATAATTGAATTCTCTTGTACTTTCTACATGAAGTTTTGGCCTTTCGATAAGCATATTTGCTCCATACATCTTTTTCCATACGGATATCCTGCTAGTAAAGTGACTTTTGCCGTGCCCGGAACTGTGGTTGACACAGGAATTTATACAGAAAATGGTGAATGGTTTTTAGATGAAGACTCATTCGAGTACAAACTTAACAGTATTTTTGGCATGACCCGTGTTGTGTACAGCTTTAAAATTGCTAGACTTTCGTCATTCTACGTGCTGACAGTAATTCTGCCAATTTTTGGGGTCGGAGCTCTAACCTGTTTGGTTTTCTTATTGCCCAGTGAGTCCGGAGAACGGGTGGGCTATGCCATAACAATTATGTTGACGCTGGCTGTATTCATGACCATAACTTCTGAGGACCTTCCGAAAAATGGTGCACCAATTCCAGTCATATTTGTGTATATCCTCTTCAATTTGATTGTCTGTATCGGTGCGCTTCTGTTTGTCATCTTGAATTTAATGATCTACCATAGAACTGAGAAGGTCCCGATGGCAAACTTCTATAAATCAATTGTAAGATTTTCGAGGAGAAGTTGGTGTCGACGTAAAGTACAAGATGAAACTGATGAACGAAAAAACTCTATCTCTAATTCGAAGGACATGATGAAAAGCAGAAAAATATTCGTATCTGACTTAGAAGGTTCTGGTGCAAAAGAAGATGAGGATATAGAATGGAAAGAAGTAAGTGAGGCGATAGACAAATTAATGTTCTATGCGATGGTTATTGTGACCTTCGTCCCTTCCATTATAATTCTGGTATACACGGCTGCTGCGTCCGAATATATTGTAGAATCGTAA
- the LOC123531079 gene encoding neuronal acetylcholine receptor subunit alpha-6-like, whose translation MISLVWILIFGSLVESTGSQSYKNVTDLRTTLLTSYNPDVLPLNDFSDVLNINITTSIIKMPEVNPVHGALSMAIMVKLRWYDERLTWNPASHNGIKNISIKSKEVWTPPLAVANPVKFTLLGQPWMQVMFTSDGKASYEVGGIIEFSCAFYMKFWPFDEHMCSLGLFPYGYPGTKVILTASGNVVNTDMYEKNGEWHLDKTSFKYETDMSGGESRAVYSFRIARQSAFYMVTVIVPMNGIGALISLVFLLPSECGERVGYSITIMLSLAVFLSVIAADLPKNSEPIPVMCVYILFKMLMCILGVILVILNLALYHRNENIPISNFYRSLVRLSRCTCCRRKVLTGKIHTHVDPVNSENEINSISKSNGQINVREKFSQDMELDNSDEALGTEENLRWEDVSKAIDKLLFYAMFPLTQIPSLVLLIYISVVTGHTIQ comes from the coding sequence ATGATTTCACTGGTATGGATACTCATATTCGGAAGTCTGGTGGAAAGTACTGGAAGTCAGTCGTATAAAAACGTAACAGATCTTCGTACAACATTACTGACGTCTTACAATCCTGATGTCCTGCCATTAAACGACTTCTCAGACGTCTTGAACATAAACATAACGACGAGTATTATCAAGATGCCTGAAGTCAACCCAGTACATGGTGCACTTTCCATGGCTATAATGGTGAAACTTCGATGGTATGATGAAAGATTAACATGGAATCCTGCTAGTCACAACGGAATAAAAAATATCTCCATTAAGAGCAAGGAAGTATGGACACCTCCCTTGGCGGTTGCGAATCCTGTAAAGTTTACGTTATTAGGTCAACCATGGATGCAGGTTATGTTTACGTCTGACGGAAAGGCATCATACGAGGTCGGAGGTATTATTGAGTTTTCTTGTGCATTCTATATGAAGTTCTGGCCTTTTGATGAACACATGTGTTCTTTGGGCCTTTTTCCATATGGATACCCTGGAACTAAAGTGATTTTGACCGCATCAGGAAACGTGGTTAATACTgatatgtatgaaaagaatggTGAATGGCATTTGGACAAAACCTCGTTCAAATACGAAACAGATATGTCTGGTGGTGAATCAAGAGCCGTATACAGTTTCAGAATTGCTAGACAGTCGGCATTTTACATGGTAACAGTAATTGTTCCTATGAATGGCATTGGAGCTTTGATCAGTTTAGTATTTCTCCTTCCAAGTGAGTGTGGAGAACGAGTGGGCTACTCTATAACAATCATGTTGTCGTTGGCCGTATTTCTGTCTGTTATCGCTGCCGACCTGCCAAAGAATTCGGAACCAATCCCAGTAATGTGTGTATATATACTCTTCAAGATGTTAATGTGTATCTTAGGTGTTATCCTGGTGATCTTGAACTTAGCATTATACCATAGAAATGAAAATATCCCAATATCGAACTTTTATAGATCACTTGTAAGACTTTCTCGTTGCACGTGTTGCCGGAGAAAAGTACTTACTGGGAAAATCCACACACATGTAGATCCGGTCAACTCCGAGAATGAGATTAATTCAATTTCTAAATCAAATGGACAAATAAATGTCAGGGAAAAGTTCTCTCAAGATATGGAGTTAGATAATTCCGATGAAGCTTTGGGCACAGAAGAGAATTTGAGATGGGAGGATGTCAGCAAGGCAATTGACAAATTGCTATTTTATGCAATGTTCCCCTTGACACAGATACCTTCCCTTGTGTTACTAATCTATATAAGTGTAGTAACTGGCCATACTATTCAATGA